Proteins found in one Limnohabitans sp. TEGF004 genomic segment:
- a CDS encoding cryptochrome/photolyase family protein, whose translation MTTSRKRLILILGDQLDEDASALSDFDPTHDTLWMAEVLEESTHIPSSKQRTTVFLSAMRHFAEHLQARGWPMVYSQLDDADNTGTLPGELSKAIAKVQPQQLVMTAPGDWRVLQSLRAVAQQHDLPLEIKDDTHFFSTVLDFAAHAEGRKQLRLEYFYRELRQKNGILMEGKKPIGGQWNFDADNRGSFGKQGPGMLPLPTRIAPDAITQDVMRLVNDKLAHHPGSIAQFGWPVTRAQALVALDEFITHRLPSFGLYQDAMWEGEVWLYHSHLSCALNLKLINPREVLAAAEAAFHNGHAPLQAVEGFVRQILGWREYVRGIYWTHMPDYAEGNAQQAHEPLPEFYWTGNTEMACLRDAIGQTLQHGYAHHIQRLMVTGLYALLLGVEPKQVHQWYLGVYVDAVEWVELPNTLGMSQFADGGLMASKPYVASGKYIDRMSNHCKGCRFNPAESTGDTACPFTTLYWDYLGRHTDMLAKNPRMLMQLKNLNRLTPEQREAIAAQAETHRKQLRV comes from the coding sequence ATGACCACATCACGCAAACGACTCATCCTCATCTTGGGCGACCAGCTGGACGAAGACGCATCAGCTCTGAGCGACTTCGACCCCACGCACGACACACTCTGGATGGCCGAGGTGCTGGAAGAATCCACACACATCCCCTCGTCCAAGCAACGCACCACGGTGTTCTTAAGCGCCATGCGTCACTTCGCTGAGCACCTGCAAGCCCGCGGCTGGCCCATGGTGTACAGCCAGCTCGACGACGCAGACAACACGGGCACCTTGCCCGGTGAACTGAGCAAAGCCATTGCGAAAGTGCAGCCTCAGCAACTGGTGATGACCGCCCCCGGCGACTGGCGCGTGTTGCAAAGCCTGCGCGCTGTGGCACAGCAACATGACTTGCCGCTAGAGATCAAAGACGACACACATTTCTTCAGCACCGTGCTCGACTTTGCCGCGCATGCCGAAGGACGCAAACAGCTGCGCCTTGAATATTTCTACCGCGAGCTACGCCAAAAAAATGGCATTCTGATGGAAGGCAAAAAACCCATTGGCGGCCAATGGAACTTTGATGCCGACAACCGCGGCAGCTTTGGCAAACAAGGTCCGGGCATGTTGCCCTTGCCCACTCGCATCGCACCCGACGCCATCACCCAAGACGTGATGCGTTTGGTCAACGACAAACTGGCGCATCACCCCGGCTCCATCGCGCAGTTTGGTTGGCCCGTCACACGTGCGCAAGCCTTGGTGGCCTTGGATGAATTCATCACGCACCGACTGCCTAGCTTTGGGCTGTACCAAGACGCGATGTGGGAAGGCGAAGTGTGGCTCTACCACTCGCACCTGTCGTGTGCGCTCAACTTAAAGCTGATCAACCCACGCGAGGTATTGGCTGCGGCTGAGGCAGCTTTTCACAATGGCCATGCGCCGTTGCAAGCGGTGGAAGGTTTTGTGCGCCAAATTTTGGGCTGGCGTGAATACGTGCGCGGCATTTACTGGACCCACATGCCCGACTACGCCGAGGGCAACGCCCAACAAGCGCACGAACCGTTGCCCGAGTTTTACTGGACCGGCAACACCGAGATGGCCTGCTTGCGCGATGCCATTGGCCAAACGCTGCAACACGGCTACGCGCACCACATCCAGCGCCTGATGGTCACAGGTCTGTATGCATTGCTCTTGGGTGTAGAGCCAAAACAAGTGCACCAGTGGTATTTGGGTGTCTATGTAGACGCCGTGGAATGGGTGGAGCTGCCCAACACGCTGGGCATGAGCCAGTTTGCCGACGGCGGCCTGATGGCCAGCAAGCCCTATGTGGCCAGTGGCAAATACATCGACCGCATGAGCAACCACTGCAAAGGCTGCCGTTTCAACCCCGCCGAATCCACGGGTGACACCGCCTGCCCTTTCACCACTTTGTATTGGGATTACTTGGGTCGCCACACCGACATGCTGGCCAAAAACCCTCGCATGTTGATGCAACTGAAAAACCTCAACCGACTCACGCCTGAGCAGCGCGAAGCCATTGCCGCGCAGGCAGAGACACACCGCAAACAACTTCGGGTCTAA
- a CDS encoding DASH family cryptochrome has translation MTQHTAAPGVIYWFRNDLRLHDNPALHQAIALAKQHSTWLLPVYVHDSALQLTSPWGFVRTSAHRLAWTAMAVQDVSEQLVALGSQVLPLTGEPSEVLAELMTRLGASTLVCEDIAAPYEEAHIQALQQRGIDVQTVWQSTLMAPDQLPFEPHDVPDEFSSFRRAVERQTFAPAQPLAKVTTMPALPDQSALDSVREMQHATEHTTDPHAILRDPRSAFPWSQPEFQGGERTALAHLAQYCSRDLPHTYKATRNGLVGADYSTKWSPWLATGALSARQAWAAIRSFEAQHGATDSTYWIGFELLWRDHFRWLHLKYGERLYWQRGLSDAPLPTRPHNARGFEHWRTGRTGHAFIDAGMRELNATGYSSNRMRQNLASFLIHDLRCDWRAGAAWFESQLIDFDVYNNQGNWLYLSGRGTDPRGSRRFNPDKQAHDYDADGAYRALWQ, from the coding sequence ATGACACAACATACCGCGGCCCCAGGCGTGATTTACTGGTTCAGAAACGACCTGCGTCTGCACGACAACCCGGCCCTACACCAAGCCATCGCGTTGGCCAAACAGCACAGCACGTGGCTGCTGCCGGTGTATGTGCACGACAGCGCGCTGCAACTGACCAGCCCTTGGGGCTTTGTGCGCACCAGCGCACACCGCTTGGCTTGGACGGCGATGGCCGTGCAGGATGTGTCCGAACAACTGGTGGCACTGGGCAGCCAAGTACTGCCCCTCACCGGCGAGCCCAGCGAGGTATTGGCCGAGTTGATGACGCGCCTAGGCGCCAGCACCTTGGTGTGCGAAGACATTGCAGCGCCCTACGAAGAAGCCCACATTCAGGCCTTGCAGCAACGTGGCATCGACGTGCAAACCGTGTGGCAGTCGACCCTCATGGCGCCCGACCAATTGCCGTTTGAGCCGCACGACGTGCCCGACGAGTTTTCTAGTTTCCGACGTGCGGTCGAGCGCCAAACGTTTGCGCCTGCGCAACCATTGGCCAAGGTGACAACGATGCCTGCGTTGCCAGATCAATCCGCCTTGGATTCGGTGCGCGAGATGCAACATGCCACGGAACACACCACAGACCCGCACGCGATCTTGCGCGACCCACGTTCGGCGTTTCCTTGGTCGCAGCCCGAGTTTCAGGGCGGTGAACGTACCGCCCTCGCGCATCTGGCTCAGTACTGCAGCCGTGATTTACCGCACACCTACAAGGCCACACGCAACGGACTGGTGGGTGCGGATTACTCCACCAAGTGGTCGCCTTGGTTGGCCACCGGCGCATTGTCTGCACGTCAGGCGTGGGCTGCCATCCGCAGTTTCGAGGCACAACACGGGGCCACCGACAGCACGTATTGGATTGGCTTCGAATTGCTGTGGCGCGACCACTTCCGTTGGCTGCACCTCAAATACGGCGAGCGCCTGTATTGGCAACGCGGCCTGTCCGACGCGCCACTGCCCACACGCCCCCACAACGCACGCGGCTTTGAGCACTGGCGCACGGGCCGCACCGGCCACGCCTTCATTGACGCGGGCATGCGCGAACTCAACGCCACGGGCTATTCGTCCAACCGCATGCGACAAAACTTGGCGAGCTTTTTGATCCACGATTTGCGCTGCGATTGGCGTGCCGGTGCCGCTTGGTTTGAGTCGCAACTGATTGACTTTGACGTCTACAACAACCAAGGCAACTGGCTCTACCTGAGCGGTCGCGGCACCGACCCCAGAGGGTCTAGGCGCTTCAACCCAGACAAGCAAGCCCACGACTACGATGCAGACGGCGCTTACCGCGCACTCTGGCAATGA
- a CDS encoding NADP-dependent isocitrate dehydrogenase, which produces MAADKSTIVYTLTDEAPLLATASFLPIIRTFAAPAGIDVVSSDISVATRILGEFSDLLPEAQRVPHNLSELGKLTLKPEANIIKLPNISASVGQLTAAIKELQSKGYALPDYPEAPTTDEDKAIKARYAKCIGSSVNPVLREGNSDRRAPRAVKEFARKNPHSMADWSQASRSHVSHMHHGDFYHGEKSLTLDKARDVKMELITKSGKTVMLKPKVSLLDKEIIDSMFMSKKALVEFYEQEIEDAHKTGVMFSLHVKATMMKVSHPIVFGHCVKIFYKEAFAKHAKLFDELGVNVNNGMADLYNKIATLPQSQQDEIKRDLHACHEHRPELAMVDSAKGITNFHSPNDIIVDASMPAMIRNGGKMWGADGRLKDAKAVMPESTFARIYQEMINFCKWHGNFDPKTMGTVPNVGLMAQQAEEYGSHDKTFEIQEDGVANITDLATGEVLLSQNVEEGDIWRMCQVKDAAIRDWVKLAVTRARNSGMPAIFWLDPYRPHENELIKKVDLYLKDHDTNGLHIEHMSQVRAMRYTLERVSRGLDTISVTGNILRDYLTDLFPIMELGTSAKMLSIVPLMAGGGMYETGAGGSAPKHVQQLVEENHLRWDSLGEFLALAVSFEDMGLKNGNAKATVLAKTLDAATGKLLDTNKNPSPKTGQLDNRGSQFYLAMYWAQELAAQTEDKDLAAKFAPLAKNLTDNEKKIVDELNAVQGKPVDIGGYYLPDAKKLEAVMRPSATLNAALASV; this is translated from the coding sequence ATGGCTGCTGATAAATCCACAATCGTTTACACCTTGACTGACGAAGCCCCCTTGTTGGCGACCGCTTCGTTCTTGCCCATCATTCGTACCTTTGCCGCGCCTGCTGGCATCGACGTGGTGTCTAGTGACATCTCTGTGGCAACCCGTATCTTGGGTGAGTTTTCTGATCTGTTGCCTGAAGCGCAACGCGTACCGCACAACTTGTCCGAGTTGGGCAAACTGACTTTGAAGCCAGAAGCCAACATCATCAAGCTGCCAAACATCAGCGCCTCTGTGGGCCAGTTGACCGCCGCCATCAAAGAGTTGCAGTCCAAAGGCTATGCCTTGCCCGACTACCCAGAAGCTCCTACGACTGATGAAGACAAAGCCATCAAGGCTCGCTACGCCAAGTGCATCGGTAGCTCGGTGAACCCCGTTTTGCGTGAAGGTAACTCTGACCGCCGCGCCCCTCGCGCTGTGAAAGAGTTTGCTCGCAAGAACCCACACAGCATGGCCGACTGGAGCCAAGCCTCTCGCTCGCACGTGTCACACATGCACCACGGCGACTTCTACCACGGTGAAAAGTCTTTGACCTTGGACAAAGCCCGTGACGTGAAGATGGAACTCATCACCAAGAGCGGCAAAACCGTGATGTTGAAGCCCAAAGTTTCTTTGCTCGACAAAGAAATCATCGACAGCATGTTCATGAGCAAAAAAGCGTTGGTCGAGTTCTATGAGCAAGAAATCGAAGACGCACACAAAACAGGCGTGATGTTCTCCTTGCACGTGAAAGCCACCATGATGAAGGTGTCTCACCCCATCGTGTTCGGTCACTGCGTGAAGATTTTCTACAAAGAAGCCTTTGCCAAGCACGCCAAGTTGTTTGACGAGTTGGGTGTGAACGTGAACAACGGTATGGCTGATCTGTACAACAAGATCGCCACCTTGCCACAAAGCCAGCAAGACGAAATCAAGCGTGACTTGCACGCTTGCCACGAGCACCGCCCAGAATTGGCGATGGTCGATTCGGCCAAAGGCATCACCAACTTCCATTCACCCAATGACATCATCGTGGACGCTTCCATGCCCGCCATGATCCGCAATGGCGGCAAGATGTGGGGCGCTGATGGTCGCTTGAAGGACGCCAAGGCTGTCATGCCTGAGTCCACATTCGCCCGTATCTACCAAGAGATGATCAACTTTTGTAAGTGGCACGGCAACTTCGACCCCAAGACCATGGGCACTGTGCCTAACGTGGGTTTGATGGCGCAACAAGCCGAAGAATACGGTTCACACGACAAGACCTTCGAGATTCAAGAAGACGGCGTAGCCAACATCACCGACTTGGCCACAGGCGAAGTCTTGTTGAGCCAAAACGTCGAAGAAGGCGACATCTGGCGCATGTGCCAAGTCAAAGACGCTGCCATCCGTGACTGGGTGAAGTTGGCTGTGACGCGCGCACGCAACTCTGGCATGCCCGCCATCTTCTGGTTGGACCCATACCGTCCTCACGAGAACGAGTTGATCAAAAAGGTTGACTTGTACTTGAAAGACCACGACACCAATGGCTTGCACATCGAGCACATGTCTCAAGTGCGCGCCATGCGTTACACCTTGGAGCGCGTGAGCCGTGGCTTGGACACCATCTCGGTGACCGGCAACATCTTGCGTGACTACTTGACCGACTTGTTCCCCATCATGGAACTCGGCACCTCCGCCAAGATGCTTTCCATCGTGCCTTTGATGGCCGGTGGCGGCATGTACGAAACAGGTGCGGGTGGTTCTGCACCTAAGCACGTGCAACAGTTGGTGGAAGAAAACCACTTGCGTTGGGATTCATTGGGTGAGTTCTTGGCCTTGGCCGTGTCTTTCGAAGACATGGGCCTGAAAAACGGCAATGCCAAAGCCACTGTGTTGGCCAAGACTTTGGATGCAGCGACTGGCAAATTGTTGGACACCAACAAAAACCCATCGCCCAAAACAGGTCAGCTCGACAACCGTGGCAGCCAGTTCTACTTGGCCATGTACTGGGCACAAGAGTTGGCAGCGCAAACGGAAGACAAAGACTTGGCAGCCAAGTTTGCGCCTTTGGCCAAGAACCTGACCGACAACGAGAAGAAGATCGTCGACGAGCTCAATGCCGTGCAAGGCAAGCCTGTTGACATCGGCGGCTACTACCTGCCCGATGCTAAGAAGCTTGAAGCCGTGATGCGCCCAAGCGCCACGCTGAACGCTGCTTTGGCTAGCGTTTAA
- a CDS encoding FAD-binding domain-containing protein — MSYELVWFKRDLRWQDHAALAQAALRGPVRCIYVVEPELWLQPDAALQHFEFVRESLQALDDALRLQGCCVEVHTGELPDVLSRIWAQAPFRQIHAHQETGNGFTYARDLRVGAWCQAHNVGWHEYPQFGVVRRLKNRNLWQPAWERHMAEPVQDVGELKFWQPSVNAPATTSPHAMPHTSRHTWCTPLHMQAPSHLQHNPPLRQRGGRPLALDTLHSFLHARSLGYRGGISSPLSAPDACSRLSAYLAWGCISMREVVQHTRAHIAQLPPSASRHRAGLTGFISRLYWHCHFIQKLESEPAIEWRNMHRGYDGLREHDFNEAHFEALKAARTGWPMVDACVTMLRETGWLNFRMRAMLVSVAAYPLWLHWRPMGEWLATQFLDYEPGIHWSQLQMQSGTTGINTTRVYNPIKQAQDHDPHGRFVRQWLPALRQVPDTWLFEPWLMPHTMQAHLGVFVGSNMGNDMGRDAGSTLAEPVVDLAQATREAKQLLHSRRQTDEVKAAKKAVVDKHASRKNWGTRTGAGADSTPSRKATRASADNTQAAKAQLGFDF, encoded by the coding sequence ATGAGTTACGAGCTGGTTTGGTTCAAGCGAGACCTGCGCTGGCAAGACCATGCGGCCCTGGCCCAAGCCGCGCTGCGCGGGCCTGTGCGCTGCATTTATGTGGTGGAGCCCGAGCTGTGGCTGCAACCCGATGCCGCCTTGCAGCACTTTGAGTTTGTACGTGAATCCCTGCAAGCCCTGGATGACGCGCTGCGTTTGCAAGGCTGCTGCGTTGAAGTGCACACGGGTGAACTACCCGACGTGCTGAGCCGCATTTGGGCGCAAGCGCCCTTTCGCCAAATACACGCGCACCAAGAAACAGGCAACGGTTTTACCTACGCACGCGACCTGAGGGTGGGCGCTTGGTGCCAAGCGCACAACGTGGGTTGGCACGAGTACCCACAGTTTGGCGTGGTGCGCAGACTGAAAAACCGCAACCTGTGGCAACCCGCTTGGGAGCGGCACATGGCCGAGCCTGTGCAAGATGTGGGTGAGTTGAAGTTTTGGCAGCCGTCTGTCAACGCACCCGCGACCACATCGCCACATGCCATGCCCCATACATCGCGTCACACATGGTGTACGCCATTGCACATGCAAGCCCCCTCGCATCTGCAACACAACCCACCGCTGCGCCAACGCGGTGGCCGTCCTTTGGCACTAGACACCTTGCACAGTTTTTTGCACGCACGCAGCTTGGGCTATCGCGGCGGTATTTCGTCGCCGTTGTCGGCGCCCGATGCATGCTCGCGTTTGTCCGCTTACTTGGCATGGGGATGCATCAGTATGCGCGAAGTGGTGCAACACACACGGGCACACATCGCGCAGCTTCCCCCCAGCGCCAGCCGTCACCGCGCAGGCTTGACGGGCTTCATCAGCCGTTTGTACTGGCACTGCCACTTCATTCAAAAGTTAGAGAGCGAGCCCGCCATCGAGTGGCGAAACATGCACCGCGGTTACGACGGCCTGCGCGAACACGATTTCAACGAAGCACACTTCGAAGCCCTCAAAGCCGCACGCACAGGCTGGCCCATGGTGGACGCGTGTGTGACCATGTTGCGCGAAACGGGTTGGCTGAACTTTCGCATGCGCGCCATGCTGGTGTCGGTGGCAGCCTATCCGCTGTGGCTGCATTGGCGCCCCATGGGCGAATGGCTGGCCACGCAGTTTTTGGACTACGAGCCAGGCATCCACTGGAGCCAACTGCAGATGCAATCGGGCACCACGGGCATCAACACCACGCGCGTGTACAACCCCATCAAACAAGCGCAAGACCATGACCCTCATGGTCGCTTTGTTCGGCAGTGGCTGCCCGCCCTGCGCCAAGTGCCCGACACCTGGCTGTTTGAGCCGTGGCTCATGCCGCACACGATGCAGGCACACCTTGGCGTTTTTGTGGGCAGCAATATGGGCAACGACATGGGCCGTGACGCAGGCAGCACTTTGGCAGAGCCCGTCGTCGACTTAGCCCAAGCCACACGCGAGGCCAAACAGTTGCTGCACAGCCGACGGCAAACCGACGAGGTCAAAGCTGCCAAGAAAGCCGTGGTGGACAAACACGCCTCGCGCAAAAACTGGGGCACACGGACAGGCGCTGGTGCAGATTCAACACCTTCACGCAAAGCCACACGAGCCTCTGCCGACAACACCCAAGCGGCCAAAGCGCAACTTGGTTTTGATTTTTAA
- a CDS encoding sulfite exporter TauE/SafE family protein, with protein MQDFGFVFAGFFVGLVVGLTGVGGGSLMTPILIFFFGVKPYMAVGTDLLFAAFTKAGGTFSFARQRIVPWRVVISLCAGSIPAAGATLWVLHNIGPSDPAVQKVMTLTLGIALLLTASAMLYKVIRGKQAPVVLAEENLRQATQPRHWALPVLFGAAIGILVTLTSVGAGAIGVTVLMILYPQLPLSRIVAADIAYAVPLTMVAGLGHASLGSVDWSLLGLLLTGSLPGIWLGSRLMHKTPERVIRSILSVLLAWAGSKLVFA; from the coding sequence ATGCAAGATTTTGGTTTCGTATTCGCGGGTTTCTTTGTGGGCTTGGTCGTCGGCTTGACCGGGGTGGGCGGCGGCTCGCTGATGACGCCCATCTTGATCTTCTTCTTTGGCGTCAAGCCCTACATGGCCGTGGGCACCGACCTGCTGTTTGCGGCCTTCACCAAGGCGGGCGGCACGTTCAGCTTTGCGCGTCAACGCATCGTGCCTTGGCGCGTGGTGATTTCCTTGTGCGCAGGCAGCATTCCAGCTGCGGGCGCCACGTTGTGGGTACTGCACAACATTGGTCCGTCTGACCCCGCTGTGCAAAAAGTGATGACGCTCACCCTAGGCATCGCCCTGCTGCTGACCGCCAGTGCCATGCTCTACAAAGTGATCCGTGGCAAACAAGCGCCCGTGGTTCTGGCCGAAGAAAACTTGCGCCAAGCCACCCAACCCCGCCACTGGGCCCTGCCCGTGTTGTTTGGCGCTGCCATTGGCATCTTGGTGACCCTCACTTCGGTAGGCGCAGGCGCCATTGGCGTGACGGTGCTTATGATCCTGTACCCACAGCTGCCGCTGTCACGCATCGTGGCAGCCGACATTGCCTATGCCGTGCCGCTGACTATGGTGGCGGGCTTGGGCCACGCATCTTTGGGTTCGGTGGATTGGTCTTTGTTGGGCCTGCTGCTGACCGGCTCTTTACCCGGTATTTGGTTGGGCTCTCGCCTGATGCACAAAACGCCTGAGCGCGTGATTCGTTCCATTCTTTCTGTGTTGCTGGCATGGGCTGGCAGCAAGTTGGTTTTTGCTTAA
- a CDS encoding MerR family transcriptional regulator, which translates to MNTSALPSTALYRIGAVSKTTGIPVSTLRIWETRYGAFSPVKTEGKQRLFAEHDVSKALLLKQLSQNGHGISTIANLDLEQLRRMSNLPHHTPQSLAVPGQPVSLAVVGMSMANRIESKKFAAGLKQNQIKVTDVLIDLATAANAELAQRPQVLLVKVNTLQTAVHTDIQALINKHQFAQTIVVYNFAPEAVVQAMKFSGLIVRREPISDIELAELLQSVLFVDPVRAQEFGTTGAVIAARKYSDATLSRVAGISTNVLCECPRHVAELIAQLASFEEYSQECLNRNAEDAHLHAYLRSISGSARSLFENALEKIAAHEGIDLHEGAALN; encoded by the coding sequence TTGAACACCAGCGCCCTTCCCTCAACCGCCCTTTACCGCATTGGTGCGGTGTCTAAAACCACGGGCATCCCCGTGTCCACCTTGCGCATTTGGGAAACCCGCTACGGCGCGTTCAGCCCTGTCAAGACCGAAGGCAAGCAACGCTTGTTTGCCGAACACGATGTGTCCAAGGCCTTGTTGCTCAAACAGTTGTCGCAAAACGGCCATGGCATCAGCACCATTGCCAACCTCGACCTAGAGCAACTGCGCCGCATGAGCAACCTGCCGCACCACACGCCCCAAAGTTTGGCCGTACCGGGCCAGCCCGTGTCTCTGGCGGTGGTGGGTATGAGTATGGCCAACCGCATCGAGTCCAAAAAGTTTGCCGCAGGCTTGAAGCAAAACCAAATCAAAGTCACCGACGTGTTGATCGACTTGGCCACCGCCGCCAACGCCGAATTGGCGCAACGCCCGCAAGTACTGTTGGTCAAGGTCAACACCTTGCAAACTGCGGTGCACACAGACATCCAAGCGTTGATCAACAAACATCAATTTGCACAAACCATCGTGGTGTACAACTTTGCGCCCGAGGCCGTGGTGCAAGCCATGAAGTTTTCGGGCCTCATCGTGCGACGCGAACCCATCTCGGACATTGAGCTGGCCGAGTTGCTGCAATCGGTGCTGTTTGTCGACCCTGTGCGTGCGCAGGAATTTGGCACCACAGGCGCGGTCATCGCGGCACGCAAATATTCAGATGCCACCCTCAGCCGCGTGGCCGGCATTTCAACCAATGTGCTGTGCGAGTGCCCGCGCCATGTGGCAGAGCTGATTGCACAACTCGCCAGCTTTGAGGAATACAGCCAAGAATGTTTGAACCGCAACGCAGAAGACGCCCACTTGCACGCCTACCTGCGTTCTATTTCGGGCTCTGCGCGATCGCTGTTTGAAAACGCCTTAGAGAAAATTGCTGCGCATGAGGGGATTGATCTGCATGAAGGCGCGGCTTTGAATTAG
- a CDS encoding 4a-hydroxytetrahydrobiopterin dehydratase encodes MRLNTHLACVELRDLHLKTNIGTYGPHDVVPDAHMLDLTLWLSPALVLIAQDGMAHVFDYDPLVAEIDRLAADGHYETQERLITRIVQACAAYREIEALDIGLCKSPVRQGSGALGVRVSVDAHTLNALRQIESTDVQQAMNSLSGWALDTHPQHHTACLFKSWTLPSFEAAVARFNQIAQLAQTQDHHPEVLSSYTQLQVRIWTHDAAGLTHKDFTLAQAIDQLSTTP; translated from the coding sequence ATGCGCTTGAACACACACCTTGCTTGCGTCGAACTGCGCGACCTGCACCTGAAGACAAACATTGGTACGTACGGCCCGCACGATGTGGTGCCCGATGCCCACATGCTTGACCTCACGCTGTGGCTGTCGCCCGCGCTGGTGCTGATCGCCCAAGACGGCATGGCCCATGTGTTTGATTACGACCCCTTGGTGGCCGAGATTGACCGCCTGGCAGCCGACGGCCATTACGAAACACAGGAGCGCCTCATCACACGCATCGTCCAAGCCTGTGCGGCTTACCGTGAAATAGAAGCCCTGGACATTGGCTTGTGCAAGTCACCCGTGCGCCAAGGCTCGGGCGCGCTGGGCGTGCGCGTATCGGTGGATGCCCACACGCTCAACGCCCTGCGCCAAATTGAATCCACAGACGTGCAACAGGCGATGAACTCTCTATCTGGGTGGGCGCTAGACACGCACCCACAGCACCACACGGCCTGCCTGTTCAAAAGCTGGACACTGCCCAGCTTCGAGGCGGCGGTGGCACGGTTCAACCAAATCGCCCAACTCGCCCAAACCCAAGACCACCATCCCGAAGTGCTGTCGAGCTACACGCAGCTGCAGGTGCGCATTTGGACCCATGATGCAGCTGGCCTGACGCACAAAGATTTCACCCTCGCCCAAGCCATCGACCAACTGAGCACCACCCCATGA
- a CDS encoding DUF2256 domain-containing protein, giving the protein MAQKNTFKGNKQSLPSKPCKTCGRNMTWRKAWAKNWEQVLYCSDACRKNKSATAS; this is encoded by the coding sequence TTGGCTCAGAAAAACACATTCAAAGGTAACAAGCAAAGCCTGCCCAGCAAGCCCTGCAAAACCTGCGGGCGTAACATGACGTGGCGCAAAGCGTGGGCTAAAAATTGGGAGCAAGTGCTGTACTGCTCGGACGCTTGCCGCAAAAACAAATCAGCCACGGCCTCATGA
- a CDS encoding DUF2237 domain-containing protein, with amino-acid sequence MTTEARNVLGTALVPCSYDPLTGYYRDGCCHTDAHDQGSHVVCAKVTQAFLDFSLQRGNDLITPRPEHRFAGLKAGDRWCLCARRWQEAFEAGVAPPVVLECTHAKALEFVTLEQLQSCA; translated from the coding sequence ATGACCACCGAAGCACGCAACGTTTTGGGCACTGCCCTGGTGCCCTGCTCTTACGACCCGCTCACGGGCTACTACCGCGACGGCTGCTGCCACACCGACGCGCACGACCAAGGCAGCCACGTGGTGTGTGCCAAAGTCACGCAAGCATTTTTAGATTTCTCGCTGCAACGGGGCAACGACCTGATCACCCCGCGCCCCGAACACCGCTTTGCGGGCCTCAAAGCCGGCGACCGCTGGTGCTTGTGCGCCCGCCGCTGGCAAGAAGCCTTTGAAGCCGGCGTGGCCCCGCCTGTGGTGCTGGAATGCACGCACGCCAAAGCCCTTGAATTCGTCACGCTGGAGCAATTGCAGTCATGCGCTTGA